In Streptomyces sp. V4I8, one genomic interval encodes:
- a CDS encoding regulator: MLKNPPGRRPGHLPSQMNSFVGRQTELAWLQRELRPGDDRSRVISLIGGGGVGKTRLALKAAHHVRDAYPDGVWLVELSPWPLAAGMAAIATLATLRLVDQNTQPPLEVLSRWAYDKRALLIFDSCEHMLSDCVSLLTDLLATAPELRALVTSRERLGVPGERMLHLRPLPTSSDAVRLFAERAAAADPDFVLHDANQPTVASICEHLDGIPLAVELAAARLSEFSLDQLHSHLDRKASSRLSLLTSQAGEGSGPDRHRTMWATIGWSHELCQPLERLLWARLSVFSDAFRTETAQGVCAHAPLSTGRVPGLLARLVEQSIVLPHPSEPGRFRMLDTMREYGAAWLRELGEEHEARLRHTGYYLRLVRDANAGFNTERQEAWCRLIRLESANMRAAVDWALRQPEQRAALDLACAAAFLWMHSGNPREHIHRINRALESENGRVPGNAHALWLRGALSVCEPGWQATGEWDRRCADVASNSDDPVAAAVVGTHITGCNLVVTGRLLDPYFAGR, translated from the coding sequence GTGCTCAAGAACCCCCCTGGACGGCGCCCCGGCCATCTGCCATCCCAGATGAACAGCTTTGTCGGGCGACAAACGGAACTCGCCTGGCTGCAACGTGAGTTGCGACCGGGCGATGACCGCAGCCGTGTGATCAGTCTCATCGGCGGCGGCGGAGTCGGCAAGACCCGCCTTGCGTTGAAGGCGGCACACCACGTCCGGGACGCATATCCCGACGGAGTGTGGCTCGTTGAGCTCTCCCCCTGGCCTCTCGCCGCCGGTATGGCGGCCATAGCCACCCTGGCGACTCTGCGGCTGGTGGACCAGAACACTCAGCCGCCACTTGAGGTGCTTTCCCGCTGGGCATATGACAAGCGCGCGCTCCTCATTTTCGACTCCTGCGAACACATGCTGTCGGACTGCGTATCACTGCTCACGGATCTGCTCGCGACGGCACCCGAACTGCGCGCGCTGGTCACCAGCCGGGAACGACTGGGTGTCCCGGGCGAGCGCATGCTGCACCTCCGCCCGCTGCCCACATCGAGTGACGCGGTGCGTCTCTTCGCCGAGCGCGCGGCTGCGGCTGATCCCGATTTCGTGCTGCACGATGCCAATCAGCCGACGGTGGCGTCGATTTGCGAGCACCTCGACGGTATTCCGCTCGCCGTTGAACTGGCCGCTGCCCGACTGAGCGAGTTCTCCCTGGACCAGTTGCACAGCCACCTCGACAGGAAGGCTTCCTCTCGACTCAGTCTGCTCACCTCACAAGCGGGGGAGGGCAGCGGTCCGGATCGTCACCGGACAATGTGGGCGACCATCGGCTGGAGCCACGAACTGTGTCAACCGCTGGAGCGATTGCTGTGGGCCCGCCTATCCGTCTTCTCCGACGCATTCCGCACCGAGACCGCACAGGGGGTCTGTGCGCACGCCCCCCTGTCCACAGGCCGCGTCCCCGGACTCCTCGCCCGACTGGTGGAGCAGTCCATCGTCTTGCCGCACCCCTCAGAGCCCGGCCGCTTCCGAATGCTGGACACCATGCGTGAGTACGGTGCCGCCTGGCTGCGAGAACTCGGGGAGGAACACGAGGCCCGGCTACGGCACACCGGCTACTATCTCCGCCTCGTCCGCGACGCCAACGCCGGGTTCAACACCGAACGCCAGGAAGCGTGGTGCCGGCTCATCCGCCTCGAAAGCGCCAACATGCGCGCCGCAGTCGACTGGGCCCTGAGACAACCCGAACAACGTGCCGCCCTGGACCTGGCGTGCGCTGCGGCGTTCCTCTGGATGCATTCCGGCAACCCGAGGGAACACATACACCGCATCAACCGTGCGCTGGAGTCCGAAAATGGGCGAGTGCCTGGGAACGCGCATGCCCTGTGGCTGCGTGGCGCGTTGTCCGTGTGCGAGCCTGGTTGGCAGGCGACCGGCGAGTGGGACCGACGCTGTGCGGATGTGGCCAGCAACTCGGATGACCCAGTGGCAGCCGCGGTCGTCGGCACTCATATAACTGGCTGCAACCTCGTCGTCACGGGACGACTGCTAGACCCGTACTTCGCGGGTCGTTGA
- a CDS encoding IS1634 family transposase, with protein MAVTSVVEKRLGALPVAAEFLRRLDVAGIVDEVCPGGASALVTHGQVIEALVANRLTSPAPLVRVEDWARCWAVEEVFGIEPALLNDDRLARALDAIAPQLEHIAGTVGARAIGEFGIDVARMHWDMTSMSVHGAFPVEGQEEDFPVIGYGHPKDRRFDLKQVQAGLAVSADGGIPLHARVFGGGAAEVSQVVGAMKDLRAMAGERDFLMVADSKLVSYSNVRALLAAGVQFIAPAPAAQVKDEVYAALDPAQATIVDWTPNREAGKPAERRETYRVLEDTHTLTGPRKSDPVLTVRRILVHSTANAAGQQAARDKRLAKAAQDLNKLTAAAGGRHYKTREKIVARIGVIAAKRRVTSCLRWTVTDNEDGTPVLAWHFDTGVLKAEAVVDGWYALLTSVPADQADAGQTLIHYKGQGAVERRYHDFKGPLAVAPVFVQHNRRVAALIQVICLALLVFCLIERQVRRALGPEQTMSGLYPDNRRVRPTGRMVFYHLGELTLRIGNITDPPTVQITRGVQLHLLDLLDTDIGQTRWPQT; from the coding sequence GTGGCGGTGACGTCCGTGGTGGAGAAGCGTCTGGGCGCTCTGCCTGTCGCTGCCGAGTTTCTGCGTCGGCTGGATGTCGCCGGGATCGTCGACGAGGTGTGTCCTGGTGGCGCGAGTGCGCTGGTGACGCACGGGCAGGTGATCGAGGCGTTGGTGGCCAACCGGCTGACGTCGCCCGCGCCGTTGGTGCGGGTGGAGGACTGGGCCAGGTGCTGGGCAGTGGAAGAGGTCTTCGGGATCGAGCCCGCTCTGCTCAACGATGATCGTCTGGCCCGGGCACTGGATGCGATCGCTCCGCAGCTGGAGCACATCGCGGGCACGGTCGGGGCGCGGGCGATCGGTGAGTTCGGGATCGATGTGGCCCGGATGCACTGGGACATGACCAGCATGTCCGTGCACGGGGCCTTCCCGGTCGAGGGTCAGGAGGAGGACTTCCCCGTCATTGGCTACGGGCATCCCAAGGACCGGCGCTTCGATCTGAAGCAGGTCCAGGCCGGGCTCGCGGTGTCGGCCGACGGCGGCATCCCGCTCCATGCCCGGGTCTTCGGCGGTGGTGCGGCCGAGGTCAGCCAGGTCGTCGGCGCGATGAAGGACCTGCGGGCCATGGCCGGTGAACGCGACTTCCTGATGGTCGCCGACTCCAAGCTGGTGTCCTACTCCAACGTCCGTGCCCTGCTGGCGGCCGGGGTCCAGTTCATCGCCCCGGCCCCGGCCGCGCAGGTCAAGGACGAGGTCTATGCCGCTCTCGATCCCGCGCAGGCCACCATCGTGGACTGGACGCCCAACCGGGAGGCGGGCAAGCCCGCCGAGCGGCGCGAGACCTACCGCGTGCTGGAGGACACCCACACCCTGACCGGGCCCCGCAAGAGCGATCCTGTGCTCACCGTGCGACGGATCCTGGTCCACTCCACCGCGAACGCCGCCGGCCAGCAAGCAGCCCGGGACAAACGCCTGGCCAAGGCCGCCCAGGACCTGAACAAGCTCACCGCTGCGGCCGGCGGACGCCACTACAAGACCCGGGAGAAGATCGTCGCCCGAATCGGTGTCATCGCCGCCAAGCGCCGTGTCACCTCTTGTCTGCGCTGGACCGTCACCGATAACGAGGACGGCACCCCGGTCCTGGCCTGGCACTTCGACACCGGCGTGCTGAAGGCGGAAGCCGTGGTCGACGGCTGGTACGCACTGCTGACGTCTGTCCCCGCCGACCAGGCGGACGCTGGGCAGACTCTGATCCACTACAAGGGCCAGGGCGCGGTCGAGCGCAGATACCACGACTTCAAGGGCCCGCTCGCGGTCGCGCCGGTCTTCGTGCAGCACAACCGGCGCGTTGCCGCCCTGATCCAGGTCATCTGCCTGGCCCTGCTCGTCTTCTGCCTGATCGAACGGCAGGTCAGACGCGCGCTCGGCCCCGAGCAGACCATGAGCGGCCTCTACCCCGACAACCGCCGGGTCCGCCCCACCGGCCGCATGGTCTTCTACCACCTCGGCGAACTCACCCTGCGCATCGGCAACATCACCGACCCGCCCACCGTCCAGATCACCCGCGGCGTCCAACTCCACCTCCTCGACCTACTCGACACCGACATCGGACAAACCCGCTGGCCACAGACCTGA
- a CDS encoding trypsin-like serine protease: MAFAVLGSNMPAANAIVGGTEVPNDAYPFMTAILEKGRGSARDRQFCGGSLVAPDIVMTAAHCLVDGDREPVKPKSLQVAIGRTVLSDPAQGQVRNIARNGVLIHARYLRGQRAYDVAFLQLAKPVKGITPSPLPTEGTDALLRPGHQATVVGWGNTDTELYHQPDRLREVQVPVLSHPECQVSYDSYDPKVNFCAGVTGRDSCQGDSGGPIFRKVPGREMPILMGSVSYGDGCGAQGAPGVYTSASSAQLWQTLGDSRSAKRIKQVLRRG; the protein is encoded by the coding sequence GTGGCGTTCGCGGTGCTGGGCTCGAACATGCCTGCGGCCAACGCGATCGTAGGGGGAACCGAAGTCCCCAATGACGCCTATCCGTTCATGACAGCGATCCTTGAAAAGGGCCGGGGCAGCGCCCGGGACCGCCAGTTCTGCGGTGGCAGCCTGGTTGCGCCGGACATCGTGATGACGGCGGCCCACTGCCTGGTCGACGGAGATCGCGAGCCGGTCAAACCCAAGTCTCTTCAGGTGGCGATCGGCCGCACAGTCCTCTCCGACCCCGCCCAGGGCCAAGTACGCAACATCGCCAGGAACGGTGTGCTGATCCACGCCCGCTATCTCCGAGGGCAGCGTGCCTATGACGTTGCCTTCCTCCAATTGGCCAAACCGGTCAAGGGAATCACGCCCTCTCCCCTTCCCACGGAGGGCACAGATGCCCTGCTGCGCCCGGGGCACCAGGCAACAGTGGTCGGGTGGGGCAACACCGACACGGAGCTGTATCACCAGCCGGACCGCCTGCGTGAGGTACAGGTCCCGGTCCTCTCGCACCCGGAATGCCAGGTGTCCTACGATTCCTATGACCCGAAGGTCAATTTCTGCGCGGGAGTGACGGGTAGGGATTCCTGTCAAGGAGACAGCGGTGGCCCCATTTTTCGCAAGGTGCCCGGCCGTGAAATGCCAATCTTGATGGGCAGTGTGTCGTATGGCGACGGTTGCGGCGCTCAGGGCGCTCCGGGGGTGTACACGTCCGCGAGTTCGGCGCAGCTGTGGCAGACCTTGGGGGACTCCCGGAGCGCAAAGAGGATCAAGCAGGTGCTGAGGCGGGGCTGA
- a CDS encoding transposase family protein produces MSWNVTTGLEADQLEALVVRVHTMLVEDPDPPVVPGPMWALGLYKSVVLVLFLLRQNPVQQAAAELFHISQATVSRRWTTLLPVVETALAEHVPDPADASHGRIVLADGTLVTTWDWASEGTTMFSGKHRDTGFNLQVAATLSGDLLAVSAPVPGSRHDMYAWRQSHFPKAFADRESMGDLGYVGSGMLTARRKPPGQERPVKDKVFNQSIGKLRAAVERAIAHLKDWKVLATRYRGPLTRFPLVAKTVTALAFYKNGW; encoded by the coding sequence TTGAGCTGGAACGTTACGACAGGGCTGGAAGCGGATCAACTGGAGGCCTTGGTGGTCCGGGTCCACACGATGCTGGTGGAGGACCCCGATCCGCCCGTGGTGCCGGGACCGATGTGGGCGCTGGGCCTGTACAAGTCCGTGGTCCTGGTGTTGTTCCTGCTGCGGCAGAACCCCGTCCAGCAAGCGGCGGCGGAACTGTTCCACATCTCCCAGGCCACCGTCTCGCGCCGGTGGACCACGCTGCTCCCGGTGGTGGAGACGGCCCTGGCCGAGCATGTGCCCGACCCCGCCGACGCCTCACACGGCAGGATCGTCCTGGCCGACGGGACCCTGGTCACCACGTGGGACTGGGCGAGCGAGGGCACCACGATGTTCTCCGGCAAGCATCGTGACACAGGCTTCAACCTGCAGGTCGCCGCCACTCTCAGCGGGGACCTGCTCGCCGTCTCCGCGCCGGTACCCGGCAGTCGGCACGACATGTACGCCTGGCGCCAGTCCCACTTTCCCAAAGCCTTCGCCGACCGGGAGAGCATGGGGGATCTGGGCTATGTCGGCTCCGGCATGCTCACCGCCCGCCGCAAGCCACCCGGTCAGGAACGCCCCGTCAAAGACAAAGTGTTCAACCAGAGCATCGGCAAGCTCCGCGCCGCCGTCGAACGAGCGATCGCACATCTGAAGGACTGGAAGGTCCTCGCCACTCGCTATCGCGGCCCTCTCACCCGGTTCCCCCTCGTCGCCAAGACCGTCACCGCCCTCGCCTTCTACAAGAACGGCTGGTGA